The nucleotide sequence GGATGCTGCACCGCCGCACGCCTCTCGGTGAGGCGATGGTCGGCGCCGTGCTCTGAGCCCGCCGCGACCAGGCGTTGCCCAGGTGGGCGACGGTAGACTGTCCGTGCCCATTTCGATGTGCATCTACCTGTCTGCGGCTCCCGGCTGCGCACAAGGCGGCACCAGCAGCCGCCGACCCTCGGCGCATGGCCAGGAGAAAGATGCACACGACACTCGTCGCGACCGACACCTCTGTGCGCGCCGCCCTCCGGCGCCCGAGCCTCATCCGCGAGGCCGGCTACGCGTACTTCCCCATCGCGCTCATCGCCCGGCTGCCGTTCGCCATGATGGTGGTCGGCATCCTGACCCTCGTCGTCTCGGCGCGCGGCTCGCTCTCCCTCGGCGGTGCGACCAGCGCCATGACCGGTCTCGGCACCGCTCTCGTCGGGCCGCTCCTCGGCGCCGCCGCCGACCGCTTCGGTCAGCGGCGCGTGCTGCTGATCGCCGGGGCCGCCAACAGCGCGATGCTCGGGACGATGGCGTGGCTGGCTTTCGCGCCGGTTCCGGATGCTGCGCTCCTCGCCGTCGCGTTCTTCATCGGCGCGACCATGCCGCAGGTCGCGCCGCTCTCGCGCAGTCGCCTCGTCGGTATCATCGGCGGCGGGTACCCGAAGGAGCGCCGCACGCCCGTCGTGAACGGAGCGATGGCATACGAGTCCGCGGCGGACGAGATCGTGTTCGTCTTCGGACCGGTGATCGTGGGCCTGCTCGCGACCACTCTCGACCCGGCTGCCCCGGTGATCGGCGCCGCCGTCCTCGGACTCGTCTTCGTCAGCGCGTTCGCCCTGCACCCGACCGCGCAGACGGTCACGGCATCGACCGGCGGCCCGCGGCCCGAGCAGGCGCCCGTGCGCGAACTGCTCCGTCGGCGCGTGCTCGCGCCCGTGGCAGGGTCCCTGGGAATGGGGCTGTTCTTCGGCGCGATGCTGACGTCGCTCACGGCGTTCATGGCAGAGCGCGGCGCTCCCGAGCAGGCCGGCCTCGTCTACGGGGCGATGGGCATCGGGTCGGCTGCCCTCGCTCTCGGCGTCGCGCTCTTCCCGGCGCGCTTCCCACTGCGCGCGCGGTGGCTCGCGTTCGCCTCGATCCTGGTCGCGGGCGCGATCGCGCTGCCGTTCGTCGGGAGCATCGGCGCGATCGCGATCTGCCTCCTCGTGATCGGCGTCGGCATCGGACCGACCCTGGTCACGCAGTACAGCCTCGCAGCGGCCTTCAGCCCGCCGGGCCGATCCGCGACCGTGATGACGATGCTCGGCTCTGCCATCGTCGTCGGCCAGTCCGCAGCATCCGCGCTCACGGGACTCGTGGCCGACTCCGCCGGAGCCGGCACCGCACTCGTCGCGCCCGTCGTCGCCGCGTCCGTCGTGCTCGGCGCGGGCATCTGGAACGCGCTCGCCTCGCGCCACTGACCGGTCGGTTACTCGCCTCGCCCTCCGGTCGGGCGCCTACCGGGTCGCGTCGGCGAGGAGCCGCCGCATCTCTGCCATCGTCTCCTCGGACTGCGCGAGCAGTGCGCGCAGTCGCTCGACCGTGTCCTCGGCCTCGGCCCCCCGGACTTCGGGCTCGAGCCCCGGCGACTCCGGCGTGCCGGCGATCGGCGCCCCCGGACCACCCCCCTGCCCCGCGGCCACACCGGCCTTCACCGCGCCGGAGACCGCACCGGCCGCGACGCCCTTCGCCGCGTGATCCGCGATCGCCGGCTCGGCGTCGGCGGGAACCACGGCGGTATCGTCCGCGGGAGCCGGAGTCTCAGCATCCGTCTGCGCCTCCTCTGCCGCTTTGCGAGGACCGAGGAAGAGGTTCGCGAGATAGCCGGTGAACGTACCGAAGATGCCGACGCCCACGACGATGATGAGCGTGCCGATCATGCGGCCGACGTTGGTGACCGGGTACTGGTCGCCGTAGCCGACGGTCGAGATCGTGACGATCGTGTACCAGAGCGCGTCGGAGGCCGACGTGATGTTGGCGCCCTCCGCGTCCTCTTCGACGTACAGGATCGAGATGCTGCCGAACTGCAGCACGAGGATGCCCATCAGCAGCAGGGTCATCAGCGCGCTGTTCGCGCGGTCATGAATGAGGGTCGACCACACCGTGCGCGGGCCGAGTTCGCGCAGCAGACGGAAGACCCGCAGCAGGCGGAACAGTCGCAGGATCTTGAACTGCGGGAACGGGAGGCTGGCGAGCAGATCGGCCCAGCCGAAGCCGCGGAAGAAGTAGCGCGACGCCTTCGGCGCCGTGAAGATGCGATAGACGAAGTCGCCCAGGAAGATCGCGCTGAACAGGGCGTTCATCACCGAGAGCACCAGTTCGAGCGCGGTGTCGCCAGCGATGACGTACATCAGCACGAGGTTGCCGATCGAGAGGATCGACAGCGCGCCGATGAAGATCTCGTACGCGGTGTTCTTGAGCTCGGCACGCGCCTCGGCGCGAGCGCTGGCGCGCGCGCGGGACCGCTCGCGGATCTCGGAGAGGGAACGGGCCATGGCGGGGCTCCTCGGGTCGGGCGAGACCGGACGCGCTCCGGCTGTGCCCCATTGTGCTCGCACCGCGCCCTCGCGTGCGCGCAGACTCTCAGGCGAGTCCGCTGGCGCGCGCCCCACCCTCGACGCGTGCGGGTGAGGCGACTGTTCCCGCATCCCCAGGGGGCCTCGGATGTCACGTGCCGCCACCCGGATACCTTGCGGTTCTAGGTAACGTGTACTTCTATGTACCTAGAACTTCTAGGTATGGAGGACGACGTGAAGATCGGCAAGGACCTGGTCGCCGCCGCGGCGACGCCGATGGTGCTCGGCATCCTCGCGGAGGGCGAGTCGTACGGCTACGCGATCCTGCAGCGCGTCGGCGAGCTGTCGGGCGGGGAGCTCGAATGGAGTGACGGCATGCTGTACCCGCTGCTGCACCGCCTCGAGCGGCTCGGGCACGTGGAGTCGTCGTGGGGCGCCTCCCCGAGCGGACGGCCCCGCAAGCACTACCGGCTCAGCTCCACGGGACGGGCGGCGTTCGCCGAACAGCGGCAGCAGTGGGCGGTCGTGAGCCGCGCGCTGCAGCGGGTGTGGGCGGATCGCGACGGCGGCACGGACTTCGCGGGCATCCCGGCGCTCGGAGGTGCCTGACATGACTGAAGACCTCGACCCTCGCATCGAGGACCAGATCTCGGCGTGGCGCGCGTACGTGTCACGCCCCGAGGCGATCGACGGCCGTGACGTCGACGAGCTCGAAGACCACCTGCGCGGCCAGATCGACCGACTCGAGGCCTCCGGCCTCGACCGTGACGAGGCCTTCCTGGTCGCGGTGAAGCGGCTCGGCGGCCTCGACGACCTGTCGCGCGAGTTTGCGCGCGAGCACTCCGAGCGGCTCTGGAAGCAGCTGATGTTCCAGGACGAGCCGCGCGCACCCCGCACCGGCGGTGGTGTGCTGCTCGCGGTCGGACTCGCAGTGGGTGCCGCCCTCGCGGTGAAGATCCCGGCCCTGTTCGGTGTGCAGTTCGCGGAGAACGGGGACTTCTACGGCCGCTGGTACGCACTGCTCGTGCTGCCCTTCCTCGCGACGTACTTCCTGGTGCGGCGGACGGCGACGCTCTCGACGATCGCGGTCGTGGCGGTGCCGTTCGTGGCGGCAGCCCTGGTGATGGCGGTCTACCCGTTCGCCCCGGGCGGCGCGACGCTGATGCTCGCGGCGACGCACGTCGTCGTGGTGCTGTGGCTCGTCACCGGCATCGCCTATGTCAACGGCCGGGTCAGATCGAGCCGCGCCCGCATGGACTTCATCCGCTTCACCGGCGAGTGGGTCGTCTACCTCGCGCTCATCGCGCTCGGCGGTGGCGTGCTCATCGCGCTCACGATGGGCGTCTTCGCCGCCATCGACCTCGACGCCGGCTGGTTCGTGGAAGAGGTCATGGTGCCGTGCGGTCTGGCGGGCGCGATCCTCGTCGCCGCATGGCTCGTGGAGGCGAAGCAGAGCGTCATCGAGAACATCGCCCCGGTGCTCACGAAGCTCTTCACGCCGCTGTTCACCGTGCTGCTGCTCGCGTTCATCGCCGCGGGCTTCATCCAGGGGAACCTGATCGACGACAGCGCGACCGAGGTGTTCGGCCAGCGCGACCTGCTCATCCTCTTCGACATCGTGCTCATCGTGGTGGTGGGCCTGCTGCTCTACGCGCTCTCTGCCCGCGATCCGCTGGCGCCGCCCTCGTGGTTCGACCGGATGCAGCTGGTCATGGTCGTCGCGGCGCTCGTGGTCGACATCATGGTGCTCGTCGCCATGATCGGGCGCATCGCCGAGTGGGGCGCGAGCCCGAACAAGCTGGCCTCACTCGGGCTCAACGTCATCCTGCTCGCCAATCTCGCCGGCGCCGCCTGGCTGCAGCTGCGCTTCTCGATGCACCGGGCTCCGTACGAGCGTCTCGAGCGCTGGCAGACGGGCTTCCTGCCCGTGTACCTCGCGTGGGCGGCGATCGTGGTGGTCGCCTTCCCGCCGCTCTTCGCCTTCGTATAGACACGGATGCCGCGCCCGCAGCATCCGTCCCGTTCCCGTGCGCGCGATCAGGGCACCACGTCGACGACGTCGCAGCCGAAGAAGCTCAGCCCGTCCGTGGTCGTGCCGCGCACGCACAGCTCGGTCGTCGTCTTGCGCACCGGGATCCCGCGGCCCGCGGCGTGCAGCATCGCGTCGCGGTCGCCGTCGGCTGCCACCACGTCCTCGAGATGCACCTTGCCATGCCGTTCCGGTACACCCGTCGCCGAGGCGACGAGCGGCGCGCGGTCGCCGATGCGGACACTGTCCGCATCGATCGTGGCCGCGTCGAACGCGAGCGGCAGCCCGAACTCGCCCGCCACCGTGGTCAGCACGGCCATCGGGATGGCGGCCTCGTTCACGGTGACCGGATTGCGAGTGGAGCCCGGTTTGATGTCGAGCTTCACCGGTACGGCGCAGTCGATCGAGAACTCCGTCGCCTTCTGGTCGTTGGCGGGATCGGGGTCCGCGACCTTGGCGAGCACCGGCGCCACGGCGGCGGCGATCGCCACGGTGTGCAGACCCGGCTCGGTGCAGGTGATCGCGTACGAGCCGGTGTGGCCGCGCGGCGCGCCCACCGCGAGCGCGTCGGCATCCCACGTCGCCGTGACCGGAGTCACGACGACGCCCGGTTCAGCGGTCACCGTTTCTCCGACGATGGCGTCGACAGGGCCGTCGGGACCGAGGTTCGCCACCTCCGCCGTGACCTCGAAGGCGGTGGTCGCGCCGACGACGCTGAACCCGACTCCCTCCGCGCCGATCTCCGTGACGCCCAGGTCGGCCTCGACGCACTGGGCGTCATCCGGGTGAGCCAGGCAGTACTCGCGCACGGCAGGGGCCAGATCGACCTCCGCCAGCGTCGTTCCGGCCCGGACGTCGTGCACGACCATGGTCTCGGCATCCGCGTCGAACGGGACCGTCAGCAGGCCCGCCCCCGGACGAACCACGCGACGCTCTCCTCCGGTCTCGGTCTCCTCGAAGACCCAGCGGGGATCCCAGGCGTGGATGGCGTCGAGCACGTCGCCCGCGTGGCCTTCGAGGCGCAGCTCGAGCAGCGCGGGATCGCCGAGATGCGTGCGCGACCGCTGCATGCCCACGACCACCGAGGTGGGCGTCGCCGTCGTCGGGCCGAAGTCGGCCTCGACGACGAACGAGCGTGCCGTGTCGTCGTAGTCGTACTCGGGGATCGGAGCCGCCGCAGGGTCGGTGTCGCTGAACGGCTCGGCGTACCCGCTGACGGCCCCCGCGGTGATGGTCAGAGCCGTCGCCGCGGCCACAGCGCCGGCCAGCAGGGCCGCGCGCCGCTTCGTCGTGATGTTCATCGTCGTCTCCTCAGCAGCTGCCGTCGAGGCACTCGGTCAGGAACCAGTCGATCCGCCGGACATCGCCGGCTCTGGGTGGTCGTCTGTCGCTGTTCATGAGGTCGTCGGGTGTCGGCTCGGACACCCACCACGTCCCGCCGCCGGTCTCCGCGATCGAGCGGCAGTCGGCGGCCGTGCGCCCGAGGTTCGGCGCATCGGCCTGGCACTCGGCCTGCGTGTCGAACATCGTCGGGTTCGGGGTGTTCTCCCAGTAGCCGCCGTCGCAGCAGTATTCATCGGGCAGCCCGAACGGCGAGTGTCCCGTCTCGTGCAGCACCGTCCCGAGCGATGTCGGCTCGCTGGTGAACATGCCGTTCGAGGCGCAGTCGCGGAACGTGTTGGCGTGCAGCACCGCGCCGGTATCGGCCCACGAGTAGTCCGTCGCCCAGTTCGCCGGGCCCTGCGGCTGGCACCTCGTGGCATTCGGGTCTGCGGGAGTCGGCGCGGCCACCTCGGAGTCGCCCGTGCCGGTCGCCAGCCAGAAGTTGAATCCCTGCTGACGAGCGAGGAAGAAGCCCTCGCCGAAGTGAGCCCCCTGGATCGTGGTGCTCACGGCCGCCTGGAACGCCGCATCCGTCGCACCGGTGTAGTCGTCGCCGTCCGCGATCAGCACGACGTCCACCCGGTTCGCACGCCCTCCGGTGAGCAGCACGGGAACCGCGGAGCCCTGCTCGGGCGGGCCGACCCGCGTGCGTCGCCAGCCGGTGAAGCTCTCTTCGCCGTTGGTCGCGACTTTGCACGAGTAGACCAGATCACCCGCGTTTACGTCGGGCACCGTGAAGGTGGTGGAGGATGCGGTCGTGGCGACCTGATCGGGTCCGGCCTTGTCGTTCACCCAGATCTCCAGCTGATCCACCACGACTGCGCGGTTGACCAGGGGTGGCCCGGATCCGGTGGACGTGTCCTGGATGGTGTCGCCGACATTGAGGGCGGGATCGAGCGCCTCGGCCGTGATCGTGACCGTGTCGCCCGGTTGCGGCCACAGCGGCGAGTGCGTGCACCGCACGAGGGCATCGGAGGCCGTCTGCGGCGGGGCGTCGACATCCGCCTCGATGCGGAAGCGAACGAACACACTCTCGCCGCCACCGCCCGTGGTCGTCAGCTGCGAGTCGCACTGCCCGCTCACGTCGCCGGTCACGGTGCAGCCGCCGACCGAGAGATCCACCGTGAGATGGAGGTCGTCGCCAGGCCCCGCGGTGAGGTCGCAGACGTCGTCGTCGAAGTTCAGGAAGCCGTCGGAATCCGAGATCTTGACGACGACGGGCACGGATGTCGTCACGTCGGCGTCGACCACGTGCTCGGCGATCCAGTTGGGCGAGATCTCGTCCTCGTCCTCGATCTCTCCGAAGCTCGTGTCGACGCCGTCGATCGTCACGCGGGAGTAGAAGTCGGAGCCGTCGAACGTGTCGGTGCATCCGCGCTCCTCGACACGCTCGATGACGACGCGCACATTGGTCAGAGTCTCTCCGCTCGCCGCGGTGGGTGTGAGAACCGCGAACGTGGATCCCGCGAGTAAGGCGACGGCGGCGATCGCGATCCGGCTCTGGCGATGGCGGTTCCTCGACCGCGCTGGTGTGGGTTGCATCGAAGGCTCCTCTGATCGTCGACGTGAGGGTGCTCGTCCGAAGAGGCCGCCGGGCTCGGCGGTGATACATGTCAGGTCACGAAGACGAGCGTCGCCGTGAGCGAGGCGGCGTGGAGCGAGTGCACGTCCGCAGCCCGGCCTACGCTCATCTCATGCGCGAGACGCGAGAGGTTCGTCGCTGGGTGCTCCACGTCGACCTCGACCAGTTCATCGCCGCCGTCGAGATCCTGCGCAACCCCGTGCTCGCAGGCAAGCCGGTCGTCGTGGGCGGCCGGGGCGATCCCACCGAGCGCGCTGTCGTCTCGACGGCGTCGTACGAGGCACGCGAGTTCGGAGTCGGGTCGGGGATGCCGCTGCGCATCGCCGCGCGGAAGATCCCGGATGCCGTCATCCTGCCGGTCGACGCGCCGCTGTACCTCGCCGCGTCGGAGCAGGTCATGGCGACGCTACGGTCCCAGCCGGGAGCCGTGGTGCAGGTGCTCGGTTGGGACGAGGCGTTCGTCGGTGTCGAGACCGACGACCCCG is from Microbacterium sp. LWH3-1.2 and encodes:
- a CDS encoding MFS transporter translates to MHTTLVATDTSVRAALRRPSLIREAGYAYFPIALIARLPFAMMVVGILTLVVSARGSLSLGGATSAMTGLGTALVGPLLGAAADRFGQRRVLLIAGAANSAMLGTMAWLAFAPVPDAALLAVAFFIGATMPQVAPLSRSRLVGIIGGGYPKERRTPVVNGAMAYESAADEIVFVFGPVIVGLLATTLDPAAPVIGAAVLGLVFVSAFALHPTAQTVTASTGGPRPEQAPVRELLRRRVLAPVAGSLGMGLFFGAMLTSLTAFMAERGAPEQAGLVYGAMGIGSAALALGVALFPARFPLRARWLAFASILVAGAIALPFVGSIGAIAICLLVIGVGIGPTLVTQYSLAAAFSPPGRSATVMTMLGSAIVVGQSAASALTGLVADSAGAGTALVAPVVAASVVLGAGIWNALASRH
- a CDS encoding potassium channel family protein; translation: MARSLSEIRERSRARASARAEARAELKNTAYEIFIGALSILSIGNLVLMYVIAGDTALELVLSVMNALFSAIFLGDFVYRIFTAPKASRYFFRGFGWADLLASLPFPQFKILRLFRLLRVFRLLRELGPRTVWSTLIHDRANSALMTLLLMGILVLQFGSISILYVEEDAEGANITSASDALWYTIVTISTVGYGDQYPVTNVGRMIGTLIIVVGVGIFGTFTGYLANLFLGPRKAAEEAQTDAETPAPADDTAVVPADAEPAIADHAAKGVAAGAVSGAVKAGVAAGQGGGPGAPIAGTPESPGLEPEVRGAEAEDTVERLRALLAQSEETMAEMRRLLADATR
- a CDS encoding PadR family transcriptional regulator; this translates as MKIGKDLVAAAATPMVLGILAEGESYGYAILQRVGELSGGELEWSDGMLYPLLHRLERLGHVESSWGASPSGRPRKHYRLSSTGRAAFAEQRQQWAVVSRALQRVWADRDGGTDFAGIPALGGA
- a CDS encoding permease prefix domain 1-containing protein, which produces MTEDLDPRIEDQISAWRAYVSRPEAIDGRDVDELEDHLRGQIDRLEASGLDRDEAFLVAVKRLGGLDDLSREFAREHSERLWKQLMFQDEPRAPRTGGGVLLAVGLAVGAALAVKIPALFGVQFAENGDFYGRWYALLVLPFLATYFLVRRTATLSTIAVVAVPFVAAALVMAVYPFAPGGATLMLAATHVVVVLWLVTGIAYVNGRVRSSRARMDFIRFTGEWVVYLALIALGGGVLIALTMGVFAAIDLDAGWFVEEVMVPCGLAGAILVAAWLVEAKQSVIENIAPVLTKLFTPLFTVLLLAFIAAGFIQGNLIDDSATEVFGQRDLLILFDIVLIVVVGLLLYALSARDPLAPPSWFDRMQLVMVVAALVVDIMVLVAMIGRIAEWGASPNKLASLGLNVILLANLAGAAWLQLRFSMHRAPYERLERWQTGFLPVYLAWAAIVVVAFPPLFAFV